TCAAAACAGGATGTCCTTTCCATTCAGATTAGCCTTTATTATATGGATTTTCCGCTAAAAAGCAAGAGGCGGGTGAAAGGAGAGGCCTGCACTGGGGGCTGAAAGTGGTGCAGAGCGGGGGAAAGGAAAAAGATGTGAAATTTTTGTAACGCGGTTGCAATTTGATAGAAAAATGGTATATTAAGTTCTGGTTCAGAAATTTTTTGTAAAGGATTTGATACCATGACGAAAATTGACATTATTTCTGGTTTTTTGGGCGCCGGCAAAACAACGCTCATCAAAAAGCTGCTGGCGGAGGCATTCCCGGGGGAGAAGCTGGTGCTCATCGAAAATGAGTTCGGTGAGATCAGCATTGACGGCGGCTTTTTGAAGGAGTCCGGCGTGCAGATCAGCGAGATGTCCGCCGGATGCATCTGCTGTTCTCTGGTGGGGGACTTCAACCAGGCCCTCAAGGATGTTCAGGCCCAGTTTCAGCCGGACCGGATTCTGATTGAGCCCTCCGGCGTTGGCAAGCTCAGCGATGTGATTGTGGCGGTGGAGAATACCGCCGCCGAGGTTCCGGATATGAAGCTGAACAGCTTCGTCACTGTGGCGGACGCCACAAAGGTCAAGGTCTATATGAAGAACTTTGGCGAGTTCTATAATAATCAGATTGAGTCTGCCGGGACGATTATCCTCTCCCGGACTCAGAAGCTCAGTCAGGAGAAATTGGAGGCCGCCGTTGCACTGCTGCGGGAGAAGAACGCCGGCGCCGCCATTCTCACAACGCCCTGGGACCAGCTGGACGGCAAAACCATCCTCTCCGCGATGGAGAAGGTCTCCCTGGCTGACGAGCTGCTTGCCAAAATGCGGGCAGAGCATGAGGCGGAGGAGGCTGAGCACCACCACGGCCATGAGGGCCACGAGGGGCACCATCATCATGACCACGACGGGCATGAGCACGAGCATGAGGAGCACCATCACGACGAGCATCATGATGGACACCACCATGACGGCCATGAGTGCGATGACCCCAACTGCGCGTGCCATCATCACCATCATCACGCCGATGAGGTGTTTACCTCCTGGGGCCGTGAGACGCCCAAGACCTTTACCAAAGCGGGCATTGAGCGGATTCTCTCCGAGCTGGACTCCGGAGAGTACGGCAAGATTTTGCGGGCCAAGGGCATTATCGGCGGCGAGGGCGGCGCCTGGATCGAATTTGACTATGTGCCGGAGGAGTATGAGGTCCGGGAGGGCCACCCTGATTACACCGGCCGGCTGTGTGTGATCGGCGCGGAGCTCAGCGAGGAAAAACTGGCGGAGCTCTTCGGCCTGTAATACCGGAAAGGGGTTTTCATTGCATGGATATTCCTGTTTATCTGGTGGCGGGCTTTCTGGACGCCGGCAAGACGGAGTTCATCAACGGCGTGCTGCAGGACGGCTTTGCACGGCAGGAGAGAACCCTCCTCATCTGCTGTGAGGAGGGGGAGCTGGAGTATGACCCCCGAGTACTGGAGAACGTGACAGTGGTCACGGTGGAGGACGAGGATGATTTGAAGTGCTCCCAGATGAAGACTTGGGAGAAGGAGTACCAGCCCAAGCAGGTGCTGATTGAATACAATGGCATGTGGCAGATGGAGCGTCTCTACCGGGAGGTGCTGCCCGCCAACTGGGTGCTCTATCAGATCATGACCTTTGTGAAAGCAGACACCTTTGAGGTTTACGCCAAGAACATGGGCCAGCTCATGATGGAAAAGATCACCAATGCGGATATGCTGGTGTTTAACCGCTGCACGGCAGAGCTGCGGGAGGCTCTGCGCAAACGCAACCTCCGTATGGTGAACCGCCGGGCAGACATTTACCTGGAAAACGAGGACGGCACCAGCGAGGACTACCTCACCGGAGACGAGTGTCCTTTTGATCTGGAACAGGACCTGATCGACATTCCGGACGATGATTTCGGCGTGTGGTATGTGGACGTCATGGACCACCCGGACCGCTGGGCGGGGAAAATGGTCCACATGAAACTCGTCATGTGCCACTCCAAGAAGTACCCCGGCATCCACTGTCCTGGCCGCTTCGCCATGGTCTGCTGCGAAAACGACGTGCAGTTCCTGGGGCTGATCGCCAAGGGTATGGGCCTGAGCCAGTATGAGAACCGGGACTGGATCGAGGTTACGGCCCGCATGGCGGTAGAGAAGCACGCCGCCTACAAGGGAAGAGGGCCGGTGATGCATGTGATCTCCATCGGTCCCTGCGAGAAGCCAACACAGGAGGTCGTCACCTTCTGAGAACAAGACCGCACGCCGAAAGCGTGCGGTCTTGATGTTATACGGAGATTTTTTGGCGGAGAGGACGCCCGAAGGATGCGTGCCGGACCGCAGCTGCGGCTTCTCCGCTCATGGCCATGAGGCAGATGAGGTTCGGCATACACATCAGAGCGTTGCAGATATCGGAGAGGAGATAGACTGTTTCCAGCCGGGCCCGGGCACCCAGCAGCACTGCCAGCACATATACCAAACGGTAGGCCATCCGACCCCGATCCCGGGTAAGGTAGGAAAAGGCGGTTTCCCCCTGGTACTCCCAGCCAAGGATCGTGGAGAAGGCGAAGAGCACAATGAAAAGGGCAATGCACTTGCCACCCAGGTCCCCCAGAACGGTCTGGAAGGCGAGGATCGTCAGTGCCGCGCCGTCCACTGGCGCGCCAGAGGCGTCTACCGCTCCCAGGACGCCGGAGCAGCAGATGGCAAGGCCCGTGACAGTACAGATGATAATGGTATCGAAAAAGGCGCCGGTCATGCTGATATAGCCCTGCTGGACCGGGCTGGAGGCGTCGGCAGAGGCGGCGGCAATTCCGGCGGAGCCAAGCCCCGCCTCATTGGAGAAAACGCCCCGGGCGACACCCCAGCGGGCCGCAGCCCACATGCCGGCAAATCCTCCTGCTGCCGCCCGGGGGGAAAAGGCGGAACAGAGGATCGCAAGCAGCCCTTCTGGCAGGTTTCCCAGGTTTCCGCCGATCACCACAAGCCCCGCCGCGAGGTAGAGAACCGCCATCACGGGCACCAGGACGGAGGTCACTTTGGCGATGCTGCGGATGCCGCCCAGGATGCCGAGCAGCGCCAGCCCTGCCGTTACCAGGCCTACGGGCCCCGCTGGCAGGGCAAACGTGCTGGAGAGAGCGTCCGCTATAGCATTGGCCTGGGTCAGACTGCCGATGCCAAGGGATGCGCCTACGGCGAACAGGGAGAACACCGTGCCAAGAAGCCGTCCGGCCCGCCGTCCGAACGCGGCCTCCATCACGTACATGGGGCCACCCGCCCACTGGCCCCGGTGGTCTCGCCGCCGAAAGCGCACAGCCAGCACACTCTCGGTAAAGATGGTGGCCATGCCAAAGAGGGCCGAGAGCTCCATCCATACCAGGGCCCCTGGCCCGCCGGCGACCAAAGCCGTGGCTACCCCCACAATATTGCCGGTGCCGATGGTGGCTGCCAGGGCCGTCATCAGGGCGGAGAAGGGGGAGACACCCTGCCCGCCCGTTCTGCGGGCTTCCCGCCCCAGCGCGGAGCGCAGGGCATAGCCCAGCCGCCGCCAGGGAAGAAACCGCAGGCGGATGGTCAGATAGATTCCGCTACCCAGCAGCAGGGCCAGTGTGGCGGGGCCCCACAGGGCATTATTGAGCGTATACAGCATGGCACGGCCTCCTCTTTGCTGCCATGCTATGCGGCGGCGAGAGAAAAAATCCCGGCGGAGTGCACCTGCATACTCCCGGAATCAGAAAAACAGCGCCCTGTGGAACCTGCCACAGGGCGCTGATTGTTATAGGGTGATCTCCGGTTTTTCCTGAGAGGCGCCCGCCAGCAGCGGGGCCTCCTCCTCCAAGAAGGCGTCCACCTGCTGAGCACAGCGGCCGATGTACAGCTTTGGGTCCAGCACGGCCTCCATCTCCGCTTCCGTCATGCCGAAGGCCGGCTCCGCCGCCAGGCGCGACAGGAGGTCGCAGGGCTCCCCCTCCTTCATCCGGGCGGTGGCGGCCATGGAACAGGTTCGGATGATCTCATGGAGCTCCTGACGATCCCCACCTCGCTTGACGCCCTCCATCATCAGGTTCTCTGTGGCGATGAAGGGCAGGTACTCCCGGCAGGCTCGGTCCACGATTTTTTCGTTGACATGCAGACCGTCCGTGACGTTCTGGGCAAGGCGCAAAACGGCGTCTGCGCAGAGGAAGCCCTCCGGCATGGAGATGCGGCGGTTCGCAGAGTCGTCCAGCGTCCGCTCCAGCCACTGGACGGAGGCGGTCATGGGTGCATTTACGGCGTCAGCCATCAGGTAGCGGCTGAGGGAGCAGATGCGCTCGGAGCGCATGGGGTTGCGTTTGTAGGCCATGGCAGAGGACCCGATCTGGTGTTTTTCAAAGGGCTCCTCCACCTGCCGGTCATGCTGAAGGAGACGGATGTCGTTTGCCATGCGGTAACAGCTCTGGGCCATGGCGGAGAGGACGTTCAGAATTCGGCTGTCCACCTTGCGGGGATAGGTCTGGCCGCAGACGGAGAAACACCGCTCAAAGCCGAACTCCGCGCTGATCTGCCGGTTCATCTCGTCGATCTTGGCGCCATCGCCGTCAAAGAGGTCCAGGAAGCTGGCCTCCGTGCCGGTAGTGCCCCGGCAGCCCAGGAATTTGAGGCTCCCCAGGACAAAGTCCAGCTCCTCTAGGTCCGCCAGAAAATCCTGCATCCACAGCGCGGCCCGCTTGCCCACCGTCACCAGCTGGGCGGGTTGATAGTGGGTGTAGCCCAGGGTGGGGGTGGCCTTGTAGCGCTCTGCGAACTTGGCGAGGTTCGCCACTACCGCCAGCAGCTCGCCCCGGAGATACCGGAGCCCCTCCCGGTAAATCACCAGATCCGCGTTGTCGGTGACATAGCAGCTGGTGGCTCCCAGGTGAATGATGCCGGCGGCGGAGGGAGCGGCCTTGCCATAGGTATACACATGGGCCATGACGTCATGGCGGACCTCCCGCTCCCGCTGGGCGGCGGTCTCGTAGTCAATGTCGGTGATGTGGGCTTCCAGCTCTGCCACCTGCTCCGCGGTGACGGGAAGCCCTAAGTTGTGCTCCGCCCGGGCCAGAGCCACCCACAGGCGTCGCCAGGTCTCAATCCGCATGTCGGCGGAGAAGAGATGCAGCATAAACTCCGAGGCGTACCGGGACGCCAGAGGGGATTCGTACTTGTCTTTAGACATAAGAAGTCCACCTTTCTTTCGCTTATAAAGTCAGGAGGCACCGGAATGGGTGCCTCCTGAGGGTGCGGTCTGTTTCGCCGGAGGCGAAGCATGGATGCGGAGAGTGTGCTAAATGCAATAAGCAGCCGAAGACAAACAACGCCAGAAGCACACTCGACGGCTGCGGGACGATCTGGTAGAGGAGGAAGGGATGGCAGAGTACCTCGCCGGCGCGATCTACCTGAACACAGCAAGCAGCAGCGGACGCTCCCTTACCGGATGATAATGGAATCTCTTTCCGGCCCCACGGAGACATAGGTGATGTGGCAGCCGATGGCCTGCTCCACATACTCCACGTACTTGCGGGCAGCCTCCGGTAGGTCCTCCCAGTTCCGGACGCCGGAGATGTCGCACTGCCAGCCATCCATGGTCTCCAACACCGGTTTGGCGTCGGGCAGGACGGAGGGGAAGGGGAACTCGTCAATGATCTCGCCGTCCAGCTCGTAGTGGGCACAGATGGGGATTTTGTCAAGGTAACTCAAGACATCCAACTTGGTTAGAGCGATGTCCGTGGCACCCTGGCACTGAATGCCATAGCGGGTGGCCACCAGGTCGATGGGACCTACGCGCCGGGGCCGGCCGGTCTTGGCGCCATACTCGCCGCCAGCCTCCCGGAGTTTGTCAGCCGTCTCACCGAACCACTCGCAGGTAAAGGGGCCCTCACCCACGCAGGAGGAATAGGCCTTCACCACACCCACAATCCGGTCCAGCCGGGCAGTGGGGAGGCCGGAGCCCACGGGGGCGTAGGCTGCGATGGGGTTGGAGGAGGTGGTGTAGGGGTAGATACCGTAGTCCAAGTCCCGCAGGGAACCCAGTTGCGCCTCAAAGAGGATGCGCTTGCCCTCTGCCTGGGCCTGACGCAGATAACGGGAGGTGTCGCAGACATAGGGCCTGATCTTGCCGCCGAAGTCTTGAATCCAAGCCTTAAGCTGATCCATGGTGTAGGGCTTGGCGCCGTACACCCGCTCCAGCGTCAGGTTCTTCCACTCCAGAATTCCCGCCAGGTGCTCCCAGAGCTTCTCCGGATAGAGCAGCTCTCCTGCGAGGACGGTCTTCTTCTGATACTTATCCGAATAGAACGGCGCGATGCCCTGCTTGGTGGAGCCGTACTTCTTGTCCGCGAGACGGGCCTCTTCCAGCGCATCCAGCTCCCGGTGCCAGGGCAGCAGCAGCGAGGCTCGGTCGCTGATCTTCAGATTTTCCGGCGTGATGGGTACGCCCTGGGACATCACATCCTGCATCTCATTCCAGAGGTTCTCGCAGTCCAGCGCCACGCCGTTGCCCAGAATGTTGACCACGCCCTGGCGGAAAATGCCGGAGGGCAGCAGGTGCAGGGCAAATTTTCCCAGGTCGTTCACCACGGTGTGGCCGGCGTTGCCGCCGCCCTGATAGCGCACCACCACATCGTGGTCACTGGTCAGCAAATCCACCATGCGGCCCTTGCCCTCGTCGCCCCAGTTGATGCCTACGATGGCACAATTTGACATACGAAAAACCTCCCGGTTTTATTTTGTCGCTGAAATTCCGAAAAACCCAGCCTGCAATATTATACCGGTCCTGAACCTATAAGTAAAGAAAAAAGTTGTTATATTGAAGATTATTTCTGCTAATAAACGCGAAGGAGGCGGAGCAGACCAGAAAGAAAGCTGCCCCGCCGGACACAAGGAGGGCAGCTTTCAACGTGAAACTGTGAGCTGTATGTTATTTCCGGGGGCGAAGGGCCTTGAGAAGTTGAATTACCGCCATAGAGCCAAGAGACAGCCCCACGATGGCACCCACCAGTCCGGCGGAGAGCTGTGCCACCTGGAACAGAGGCTCCAGAGCCGGAATCAGCAGCACTGCGGACAGCAGCAGCGCGCCCACCACAAAAGCGCCCAACAGGTAGCGGTTGTTCCAGAAGGCCCGCGTGAAGACAACGGGTCGGTCGGCCTTGCAGTTGAAGCCGTGAAACAGGCGGCTGAGGCACAATGTGGCGAAGGCCATGGTGCTGCCGGTGGCCGCGCCGCCGCTGGCAAGGCCGATGTGGAAGGCGGCGATCACCGCCAGGGCGATCACCAGCCCTTCCGTGGCCACACTGGCCAGGAAGGACTTGGTCAAAATCCCCTCATTCCGGGGACGGGGCTTTTCCCGCATCACGGTATCAGAATGGGGTTCCAGCCCCAGGGCAATGGCGGGCAGGGAGTCTGTCAGGAGATTGATAAACAGCAGGTGTACCGCAGCAAAGGGTACCGGCAGCGCCGCCAGGGAGGCATACAGCACGGTCAAGATGGCGGCGGTGTTGCCGGAGAGCAGGAACTGAATGGCCTTTTTGATGTTGGCGTACACATTTCGGCCGTTCTTGACCGCCTGAACGATGGTTGCAAAGTTATCGTCTGTCAGTACCATGCCGGCGGCGTCCTTGGCCACCTCCGTACCAGTGATGCCCATGGCGACGCCGATATCCGCCTGCTTGAGGGCAGGGGCGTCATTGACCCCGTCGCCGGTCATAGCCACCAGGCATCCCCGGTCCTGCCAGGCCCGGACAATGCGGATTTTGTGTTCCGGGGAGACCCGGGCGTATACAGAGACCTTGGGCACAAATTCCCGCAGCTCTTCGTCGCTCATGGACTCGATCACGCCGCCCTCTACCGCCTCGGTGCCGGGGGTGAGGATGCCGATTTCCCTCGCGATGGCGGAGGCTGTCACCTTGTGGTCGCCGGTGATCATGATGGGGCGGATGCCGGCGGCAATACACTCCGCCACAGCGGCCTTGGATTCCTCCCTGGGCGGGTCCATCATAGCAATCAAACCCAGGAAATTTAAATCATTTTCGTCCTCCAAAGATACAGCTGCGCGGTCCACAGTGCGGCAGGCAAAGGCCAGCACCCGCAGCCCCTGGCTGGAAAACTCCTCATTTACCCGCTCGATCTCAGCACGTTCCTCCGCGGAGATGATGCAGCGGTCCAGCAGGACGTCCACGGCGCCCTTAGTCACCATCACAAGACCGCCGGAGAGCTGGTGCACAGTGCTCATGAGCTTGCGGTCGGAGTCAAAGGGAATCTCTGTCAGCCGGGGCCACTTCCCACGGGTAGTCAGCTCATCAAATCCGTAATCCTCGCCCAGCCGGACCAGAGCGGTTTCCGTGGGGTCCCCCACCTCGCCGTTTTCATCTACAGTTGCATCGCTGCAAAGAAGGGCTGTCCGAAGCAGAGGCTCCTGGACTGGGTCATGGAAGTCCGCTTCACTGGCATCCACGATTTTCCCGCCGGTATAAAGTTTTTTCACCGTCATTTTGTTTTGTGTCAGCGTACCGGTCTTATCAGAACAGATCACGGACACACTGCCCAAACCCTCCACGGCCTGGAGCTTGCGAATGATAGCATTTTCCCGGGCCATTTTTTGTGTGCCAAAGGAGAGCACGATGGTGACAATGGAGGAGAGCGCCTCCGGGATGGCTGCCACGGCCAGGGCGACGGCGAAGAGGAAGGCGTTCATGAGATTTTCCTGCCGCAGGAACACGCTGACGCAAAAAAGCACCGCGCAGATCACAAGAATCCCAATGGAGAGCTTTTTCCCAAACTGATCCAGACTCACCTGCAGGGGAGTCTTTTTCTCCTCCGTGTTTTTGAGCAGAGATGCAATCTTTCCCATCTCTGTGTCCATGCCAATGGCCGTCACCAGGAATTTTGCCCGGCCATAGGTGACAAAGCTGCCGGAGAATACCATGTTCCTCCGGTCGCCCAGAGGTACGTCGCCGGCGATTTCACTGAGGTCTTTCTCCACCGGCAAGCTCTCGCCGGTCAGGGCGCTTTCCGCGCACTTGAGGCTGGCGCACTCCAGAAGTCGGCCGTCCGCGCACACGGAGTCACCGGCCTCCAGTGACACCACGTCGCCCACAGTGACCTCGCGACCGGGGATTTGAAGCACTTTCCCATCCCGCAGCACCTTGGCTGTGGGGGCGGACATCCGCTTGAGACTGTCCAGAGAGGCGCTGGCCTTTACGGTCTGCACGGTACCTAGAATTGCGTTCATGGTGATCACTGCCAGAATCACGACGGTGCTCTCTACATCCCCCAGGATGGCGGATACGATAGCGGCAAGGATCAGGATGATCACCAGGAAATCTGCAAACTGCTCTGCAAAAATACGGGGAATACTCTTCTGCTTGCCGGACTGCAGCTCATTGGGGCCATGCTGTTCCAGCCGGGCCGCTGCCTCCTGGGAGGAGAGTCCGTCCTCGGAACAGTCCAGGTCCCGGAGCAGCTCCGCCCGGGTCCTCTGCCAAATTGGCCGTTCTTGGTTCATAAAGAAATCCTTCCTTTCTTGGCAGAACGCAAAAAGGCGAGGCTTTTGCGTCAATGCCCTGCATTGATACAAAAGTCTCGCCGTTTCAACCTGGAGCGGGGCCATGGCCCGTATTGACGCCCATAGGTACACAGAAAACTGTGCCAGCTACTCCCTTTTCGTACTGAAGGCACTATACGTCATTTCTCACAGAATGTCAAGTGGTACCAGAAAAATTACAGGTTTTTAAAAATTTGCGGCGGCAACCGGAGAGGTCCAGCATGTTATCGCTGCGGCACGCACCCGTTTTGTAGGTAGATCCGCTGCCCTTTCAGCATCGGATAGACGACGAGCTGATCGGAATCCAGACGCTCCCGGTGCAGATCGACGCAGGTGATCTGACTATTTTCGTAAGTGGTGTAGTAGTAGAGCCCCCGGTCGGTGTTGCAGCAGGAGGTGTAGAGCGTGTGCTCAAAGCCGTCGTCACCGGCGCGGGCACAGCCCCGGTACTGCGCCACAGAGCCAAGAATATGGAAGCACTGGCTGATGCTCTCGGACTCTGACGCTCCAGAGACGGAATTGAGTTTGGTAAAGGCCGCTCGGACAAAGCGGGAGGCAGAGGAGAGGTCCCCGGGCAGACCTAGGGCGCCCATGCCCAGACTGTAGGGCTCCAGGTGCAGCTCAGGTGAAAAGCGGTTCGTGGGGGATTCCCGGGTGAGGTTGAGGAAGTTTGTGAGGTGGTGCATCTGAAAGTCAAAGGGGGGATTGTTTGTCAGGACTCCCACTGGATTGTCATAGACCCGCAGGCCCTCCTGGACGGACTCCAGTGTCATGGAGCCGTCCCGATCCGAGATCATCCAGTGCAGGGGAGTGAGCGGCAGACGCTCGCTGAAGGGCAGGCGGATCAGATTCAGCCGCCGGAGAAGCACCTTGACCTGGTCCAGGGAGGTACACTGTCCCAAAAGCCACGGGATCAGCTCATAGGGGGCGATGTTATCCATGTCCGGAGCCTCCGGCTTAAAATCTGCATTCCCGGGGAAGTTCAGTCCTGCAATGCTCAGCCCCTTTTCATTGGTGGCGTCATAATAGAGAGGATAGCCTCGATCCACAAGAGCCACACCGATGATGGCATAATGTTTCCTCCGGAGGCCGGCCCTCCGGAAGGGTAGGGGGAAGTTCCTGGGGGTGATGGTCACAGTCTCCTGGTAGGAGGATGGAAGATCCAGATTCCGGCCAAAATAGTGGTCATGGGTTCGATAAGTGACTGCTGTACACATAGGCTGCACCTCCGTGATACTGAGTATGTTTCCTGTTGGTCCCCGATCTTATGCAGCGGGTACCCTGGATGTGAAAAAGATATGCCGGTCTCCTGGCGGGAAAACCGGCGGGACCATTGCGCCAAAGCACCCGGTATGCTATACTATTCGGGCAGATGTTACAAAATTTTCTAGAGAGGGATATGAACGCTATGGCAGCTATTGGTTTTGACAACCTCAAATACCTCACCATGCAGTCCGAACAGATCAAAAAGCGGATTGCCCAGTTTGGCGGAAAGCTGTATCTGGAGTTTGGCGGGAAACTCT
This genomic window from Pusillibacter faecalis contains:
- a CDS encoding adenylosuccinate synthase gives rise to the protein MSNCAIVGINWGDEGKGRMVDLLTSDHDVVVRYQGGGNAGHTVVNDLGKFALHLLPSGIFRQGVVNILGNGVALDCENLWNEMQDVMSQGVPITPENLKISDRASLLLPWHRELDALEEARLADKKYGSTKQGIAPFYSDKYQKKTVLAGELLYPEKLWEHLAGILEWKNLTLERVYGAKPYTMDQLKAWIQDFGGKIRPYVCDTSRYLRQAQAEGKRILFEAQLGSLRDLDYGIYPYTTSSNPIAAYAPVGSGLPTARLDRIVGVVKAYSSCVGEGPFTCEWFGETADKLREAGGEYGAKTGRPRRVGPIDLVATRYGIQCQGATDIALTKLDVLSYLDKIPICAHYELDGEIIDEFPFPSVLPDAKPVLETMDGWQCDISGVRNWEDLPEAARKYVEYVEQAIGCHITYVSVGPERDSIIIR
- a CDS encoding cation-translocating P-type ATPase; this translates as MNQERPIWQRTRAELLRDLDCSEDGLSSQEAAARLEQHGPNELQSGKQKSIPRIFAEQFADFLVIILILAAIVSAILGDVESTVVILAVITMNAILGTVQTVKASASLDSLKRMSAPTAKVLRDGKVLQIPGREVTVGDVVSLEAGDSVCADGRLLECASLKCAESALTGESLPVEKDLSEIAGDVPLGDRRNMVFSGSFVTYGRAKFLVTAIGMDTEMGKIASLLKNTEEKKTPLQVSLDQFGKKLSIGILVICAVLFCVSVFLRQENLMNAFLFAVALAVAAIPEALSSIVTIVLSFGTQKMARENAIIRKLQAVEGLGSVSVICSDKTGTLTQNKMTVKKLYTGGKIVDASEADFHDPVQEPLLRTALLCSDATVDENGEVGDPTETALVRLGEDYGFDELTTRGKWPRLTEIPFDSDRKLMSTVHQLSGGLVMVTKGAVDVLLDRCIISAEERAEIERVNEEFSSQGLRVLAFACRTVDRAAVSLEDENDLNFLGLIAMMDPPREESKAAVAECIAAGIRPIMITGDHKVTASAIAREIGILTPGTEAVEGGVIESMSDEELREFVPKVSVYARVSPEHKIRIVRAWQDRGCLVAMTGDGVNDAPALKQADIGVAMGITGTEVAKDAAGMVLTDDNFATIVQAVKNGRNVYANIKKAIQFLLSGNTAAILTVLYASLAALPVPFAAVHLLFINLLTDSLPAIALGLEPHSDTVMREKPRPRNEGILTKSFLASVATEGLVIALAVIAAFHIGLASGGAATGSTMAFATLCLSRLFHGFNCKADRPVVFTRAFWNNRYLLGAFVVGALLLSAVLLIPALEPLFQVAQLSAGLVGAIVGLSLGSMAVIQLLKALRPRK
- the bsh gene encoding choloylglycine hydrolase — encoded protein: MCTAVTYRTHDHYFGRNLDLPSSYQETVTITPRNFPLPFRRAGLRRKHYAIIGVALVDRGYPLYYDATNEKGLSIAGLNFPGNADFKPEAPDMDNIAPYELIPWLLGQCTSLDQVKVLLRRLNLIRLPFSERLPLTPLHWMISDRDGSMTLESVQEGLRVYDNPVGVLTNNPPFDFQMHHLTNFLNLTRESPTNRFSPELHLEPYSLGMGALGLPGDLSSASRFVRAAFTKLNSVSGASESESISQCFHILGSVAQYRGCARAGDDGFEHTLYTSCCNTDRGLYYYTTYENSQITCVDLHRERLDSDQLVVYPMLKGQRIYLQNGCVPQR
- a CDS encoding GTP-binding protein — protein: MDIPVYLVAGFLDAGKTEFINGVLQDGFARQERTLLICCEEGELEYDPRVLENVTVVTVEDEDDLKCSQMKTWEKEYQPKQVLIEYNGMWQMERLYREVLPANWVLYQIMTFVKADTFEVYAKNMGQLMMEKITNADMLVFNRCTAELREALRKRNLRMVNRRADIYLENEDGTSEDYLTGDECPFDLEQDLIDIPDDDFGVWYVDVMDHPDRWAGKMVHMKLVMCHSKKYPGIHCPGRFAMVCCENDVQFLGLIAKGMGLSQYENRDWIEVTARMAVEKHAAYKGRGPVMHVISIGPCEKPTQEVVTF
- a CDS encoding GTP-binding protein, which codes for MTKIDIISGFLGAGKTTLIKKLLAEAFPGEKLVLIENEFGEISIDGGFLKESGVQISEMSAGCICCSLVGDFNQALKDVQAQFQPDRILIEPSGVGKLSDVIVAVENTAAEVPDMKLNSFVTVADATKVKVYMKNFGEFYNNQIESAGTIILSRTQKLSQEKLEAAVALLREKNAGAAILTTPWDQLDGKTILSAMEKVSLADELLAKMRAEHEAEEAEHHHGHEGHEGHHHHDHDGHEHEHEEHHHDEHHDGHHHDGHECDDPNCACHHHHHHADEVFTSWGRETPKTFTKAGIERILSELDSGEYGKILRAKGIIGGEGGAWIEFDYVPEEYEVREGHPDYTGRLCVIGAELSEEKLAELFGL
- a CDS encoding alanine/glycine:cation symporter family protein — translated: MLYTLNNALWGPATLALLLGSGIYLTIRLRFLPWRRLGYALRSALGREARRTGGQGVSPFSALMTALAATIGTGNIVGVATALVAGGPGALVWMELSALFGMATIFTESVLAVRFRRRDHRGQWAGGPMYVMEAAFGRRAGRLLGTVFSLFAVGASLGIGSLTQANAIADALSSTFALPAGPVGLVTAGLALLGILGGIRSIAKVTSVLVPVMAVLYLAAGLVVIGGNLGNLPEGLLAILCSAFSPRAAAGGFAGMWAAARWGVARGVFSNEAGLGSAGIAAASADASSPVQQGYISMTGAFFDTIIICTVTGLAICCSGVLGAVDASGAPVDGAALTILAFQTVLGDLGGKCIALFIVLFAFSTILGWEYQGETAFSYLTRDRGRMAYRLVYVLAVLLGARARLETVYLLSDICNALMCMPNLICLMAMSGEAAAAVRHASFGRPLRQKISV
- the purB gene encoding adenylosuccinate lyase — protein: MSKDKYESPLASRYASEFMLHLFSADMRIETWRRLWVALARAEHNLGLPVTAEQVAELEAHITDIDYETAAQREREVRHDVMAHVYTYGKAAPSAAGIIHLGATSCYVTDNADLVIYREGLRYLRGELLAVVANLAKFAERYKATPTLGYTHYQPAQLVTVGKRAALWMQDFLADLEELDFVLGSLKFLGCRGTTGTEASFLDLFDGDGAKIDEMNRQISAEFGFERCFSVCGQTYPRKVDSRILNVLSAMAQSCYRMANDIRLLQHDRQVEEPFEKHQIGSSAMAYKRNPMRSERICSLSRYLMADAVNAPMTASVQWLERTLDDSANRRISMPEGFLCADAVLRLAQNVTDGLHVNEKIVDRACREYLPFIATENLMMEGVKRGGDRQELHEIIRTCSMAATARMKEGEPCDLLSRLAAEPAFGMTEAEMEAVLDPKLYIGRCAQQVDAFLEEEAPLLAGASQEKPEITL